One genomic region from Pempheris klunzingeri isolate RE-2024b chromosome 4, fPemKlu1.hap1, whole genome shotgun sequence encodes:
- the kcne4 gene encoding potassium voltage-gated channel subfamily E member 4, giving the protein MEHHDNSTASPKLLLLLTPSTANSQADKSNGNAYLYILIVMSFYGIFLCGIMLGYFRSKRREKRRVNIFTRLVHEEEEREWGALPKKHSLTFPAAVSGLRSVQVSLPFCGNHGNQFGHLQYEGALPSPLACALCTEQSSISSLCSSADTRFAIEEESDSGTAEEPEEDTKGGSENSGDDSG; this is encoded by the coding sequence ATGGAGCACCATGACAACTCTACAGCATCACCCAAACTTCTCCTCCTGCTTACACCGAGTACTGCCAACTCCCAGGCAGACAAAAGCAACGGCAACGCGTACCTGTACATATTAATCGTCATGTCTTTCTACGGAATCTTCCTGTGTGGTATAATGCTGGGCTACTTCCGCTccaaaaggagagagaagaggagggtcAACATCTTCACGCGCCTCGTgcacgaggaggaggagcgggagtGGGGCGCACTGCCGAAAAAACACAGCCTCACCTTTCCCGCTGCTGTCTCGGGACTGCGGTCAGTGCAGGTGTCCCTGCCTTTCTGCGGTAACCACGGCAACCAGTTTGGACACCTCCAGTACGAGGGCGCGCTGCCCTCTCCGCTGGCGTGCGCGCTGTGcactgagcagagcagcatcagcTCCCTGTGCTCCTCCGCGGACACGCGGTTCGCCATAGAGGAGGAGTCGGACAGCGGCACGGCAGAGGAACCGGAGGAGGACACGAAAGGAGGATCCGAGAACAGCGGAGATGATTCAGGCTGA